The genomic interval TTGAACACCGTCTAAAACCAGCCAAATTAGCAAGCATCATCGCTTTGTCTGAAAAAGTATTGGGTATCGAAGATTACGAAATCGAAGTCGAATACCAATCAGAAACTATTGGGAAATATGACTTGGGTTTCAACGGAACTGCTTTTACATTACTTAACAAACAAACCGCTTGTCTAGCTGAAGACGCGTGCGGAATTCCACCAGCAAAACAAAAAGTAAAAATCGCAGATGCAAGCAACGAACCATGTTGTTCTCCTGAAGGAAACTGCTGTTAATACAAACTGTCCGTCTGAGCCTGTCGAAGACCTCGTTTTAAAAAAATACTTCGACAAGCTCAGTGTGACAAACGTTTTCAAAATAATATTCAGTAGCCACCTGTCAGTCTGTCCCGATCCCGACGCTTCGGGACGGGAGTCGAAGACCTCGCTAGAACAAAGTACTTC from Flavobacterium ovatum carries:
- a CDS encoding DUF6428 family protein, producing MKLSEIKPILNTVETVAFVLPNGTFVPEHFHVTEVGLITKNFIDCGGTVRKETVVNFQLWNANDFEHRLKPAKLASIIALSEKVLGIEDYEIEVEYQSETIGKYDLGFNGTAFTLLNKQTACLAEDACGIPPAKQKVKIADASNEPCCSPEGNCC